One Capra hircus breed San Clemente chromosome 3, ASM170441v1, whole genome shotgun sequence genomic window, ACTGTTGCTTTATATAGCTAAACAGTATTGTATTCCATTTTCTACAAGTACAGAAGTCTTCAGAAACATTTTACCGTTTTACAACCAGAAAGCTTTTCATAATTGAGATCTATGGTTCTACTATATAACCATCTTCCCTTAATTGCTCCCTCTTACACTTTAAACTTTTCCTTACCATCTTTTATTCTGGCTATGGACCCacttcttctaaaaagaaaaaccttgtTAATCTTCAGAGATTCTTCTGCAAATCAGTTGATCACTGGGCACCTTCCAGATGAgtgttttcttcttctgaattTTATCTGGGATCTGTAAACCATTCTTTATCTGCACAGATAAGGATTCAAGTAGAAGTACTCCAATTACTTGCATGTccagagagaaaattattttggtGGGTACATGTATCATAATTACTCTACACCTAGTTTTTCTGGATTGCTGTTTCTATCCTTTAGAATTGGGGTTCTACAAAGATCACATCCCATTAAAAAATGTCCAACATTTGTTCAaggtttctttttcaaataattataatttgCTATAAATGAAATCTTATGAAATTCTTGAGTGCAGTTTGAGGTGACTTTTATATTAATTATACTTGCTGTTATTCACAAACTTCTCAGCCTTGTGTAGGAACATTGACGACTGTTCTATACAAAACGCAACTGGAGTAAATTTACCTATAGctattttttctcattcattaGTAATTAAAATTTCACATCAGAGACTAAGCTTCATGAAACAAGTGTGAGCGAGCATGTGTGATAGACCATTTAGCATAGTATCTGGCCTTGTGGCAGGAATCAAATCAATATCCACAGAATATCTTGTGCAAAGCTTATGCAATTAAAGTGCTCATGTGAATTCAGGTCTACTTCCCTTTAAAGTTGGATTccagaagaaataaattttataaagacTGTATGAAATGTATTAATATGGTAAAACTATTACTTCAAAACCCAATTCTAAAGGAGCTGTTGAGCATTGCTGATTATTTGGGGTCCTGAAACATTTCTCTTACATAAGTGCTCCAAACAAAACACGAGTTTTAatggttttaaaaatgtgaaaaactggATTTTGCAGACTGCTTGGTGCAGTTCTGGttgcttctctttaaaaaaaaaaagtagaaaaaaaatatacaattttgTAGTCCTTTGGTTTTACTTTCTGGGCTAAAAAAGTATAGGCATAAATGTTTTTACATGATCCTCTTGAAGATGTCCTTTAAAATAACATCAAATGTCTTAATTCACATCTCTTGATTATCAGGATTCTTTCATGTCACAGTCAGCCTTGATTAAATGGTTGAAAACTTCAGAGCAGAATAAGTAACTTTCACGAATATCTCCCCAATCCCTGAGAATCATAATCACCAAAGGTATATTTTCTCGTTTCATCATACATCTCTGGAAAGTAGCCATGTTCGTTCATTGTTAACAGGGCAAGGAGCAGTGTCATAAAGGGTTAATCCATGTAAAGTGGCTTCAACCCGTAAAGAAATTTTctggaacagaaaagaaaattacatataGAAGTTTGTTCCTTAAAGACAGATCACATGTTCAGTATATTCTGGGAATATCTTGGGATCCGGAATGTAAACCAATTCTAATGAAGAACAAGAGAGAGATGGCTGTTGTACTGCCAAAAGTATCGTCTGTAGTACAAACAGAATTGTGAAAAATAAGCTTCTTTCCTCAGAAGTTCCTTGGTTTTCTCTGGTTTCTACGAAGaatcaataaaactaaatgtTGAGGATGGCCTATATAAATGTAGCCTGAGTTGATAAAAACTCTGAGAGAATATCTGCAAATTTAATTGTTTTACAACCCTATTTTCAAGGCTTAACCTTGCTAAAAGAACACTATTTCTCAAAGCACAGAAACAAATCACGTTAGAAGCTCCTCTTTTGGCTCACTCCTTAAGAAGTTAATTTTTGAAAAGGCGAGAGAGTTGCCTATAGAAAGTTTCTTATTCCACCAAAGGAAGTTTGACAGCATATATCTAATTCTACATTTTCTTACCTGAAAATCACGAATGTAAGTCAGGAAAAAACCAAAGAAGGAAAGTGACATAGACCATTCTGCTGCCGTAGTAATCATGTGAAGCACATAACCCTTaagtgacaacaacaacaaaaaacagttcTGTGAAATTTCATTCATATGACCTCAAATAAAAAACCTGTAATATTTATAAACCAATCAGTATTCTGAAATATCAACCCTTGATTTATTTGACATATCTCTAGAATTAAAGGTGGACATTAAAGACATCCTAAATGACCTATCACATTTTCATTTATAGCAAGTGAAATTTTCATTCAAATAACTAAGAACAGGAGACCTTAACTCTACAACCAAGAAGTTACTGCCTTTTCCAAAGTCATGAGCCATTAAATGCCACTAAAAAAGTTTAAGTAAACAACGCTCAGGTtaataggtggctcagtggtataaagaatccgcttgcaatgcaggagatgcagattcaatccctgggtcaggaagatcccctgcagaagggaatggcaacccactccagtattcttgcctggaaaattccatggacggagaagcctggcaggctacagtcgacaGAATcccaaaaagttggatatgactgagcaactgaacatgcacacatgcaaaaaaTGCTCATGACAAACTTGATACTACATTTTGAGCATTAAAATATGGATTCTGATTAGGAGTATCTAGTAAATTATTTCAGTTCTTACTTTGTCCTCAGGGTTCCAATGGAGTTTCTGTACTATATCAGCACCAAAACTGCCATTGTACAAAAGTGATGAGCAAGTCAgcactattaaaaagaaataagtcaAGGAAGAATCTCAAGGAAGACCTGTAAGTTTAAGTTaaactcaaaattaaaaacaaatatcttcAAAGATCTGAAAGGATCACACatgtatttgtttccaaggcCCAAAACTATTTTCTTAAAGACTTCACATTACATGGcattagtaaaatttaaaatgtgcccAGATTATTATCAAATGCTTTGCAGAGTCAGTTTCTTTTTGCTCAATAAAGTCTTAGTTCTATCATAAGCTTTTGCTACACAATTGTTCTTAAGGAGGGAATCAACTCATCTTTCCTATCTTTGAGGTAAGTATGATTAGGCTAGACATTATCTTTGCTTCTCACTCAGTTACCATGTTCCAAgtaaaaatttgaatttcatgatTCAAATTAATTTAGGATTCAGTAAACCAAGAAGCTCACCCACAAAAGGCCTGTTTACAACATGTCAACAGTGTTCACTTAAATGCTGTTGTTCAATTCCCTTTCAAGGATAGCCACATTTTACAGCAAAGGATACTGCTAAATGCACTTACTCCACACCAGATAACCAATAACAGTCTGATCCAGAAGACTTGTTTGCCATGAATTTTGGGCTGCATTTGGTAGGAAAGGATAGTCTGAACAAACATATATAACGAGCCCATACCAAATGTGAGCACAGCTCCACACACATGTACAGCAAAAAAGGTGGTTTTCTGAGaggtaaaaggaagaaataagtcaataaaagaaactacaaaatcacaaacacaatatttaaaaacacaagtCCAGCAAATTCAACAGGACATTCACTGAGTAGGAAAGCTATCTGTAATAGCTACAGATTATTTCCTGAGATAATTTTCTCTCAGTACTCAGCATAAACCTGAAAATTACAGTCATCCAAATTACTTCATATGCCACTAAGGAAAACATGACAGTAATTACTCATTTACTCATGCTTATTTGGGTGCCACTTATGTGTCAAGCTACTGTTCTAAGCATTCAGATATATGAGTGAACAAATTAGATAAAAAATTGGCCCTCACAGCTTACATTCAAGTGAAggtaaacaaacaataaaaaataaactttagaaaTAATTCCATATATGTTAAATAGTGATAAGGGTTATAGCAAAAGAGTAGAACAAAGTAAAGAGAACTAGGATGGTTGGGAATGCAGGAGGCAAGGAGTATCaacttaaatttaaataaagtctaaatacaatttaaaggttcaagaaattaaaacattcttcCTTGTTTCTAGTTTGACTTGTTTTGATAAATTATACACTAAGGGATTAGCATAAATTGCAAATTTTTTCTCTGTTGCCTTACTCTTTgtttttgaattaatttattgttttcctttgcctTACTCTCATTAATATCCCCTTACACTTTACTTTTTACTATATATGCCCCCATTTAAAAGTGATGACAGTAACTCCCCAAAAATTCTATTATCAAAGCCTTTGGTTGAAGTattaggttggtgaaaaagtaatTATGGTTTTGGACCACTGCAACTAGGCtcaaacatatctttattaatcaaaataagaacCATCACAATGACACATTTttaccaatgagaaataagtttgtttattcctgtagcataaaaattctTGCCGTGAGcttcagtgaactcttggaaagtaTTTTCTACCTCCTGctagttgtggaagcattttccctgaaaAAAGTTGTCGAGATGCTTAAAGAAGTTgtagtcagttggcaagaggtcaggtgaatatggcggaTGAGGCAAAACCTCACAgctcaatttgttcaacttttgaagtgttggttatGCAATGTGCAGTTGGATGCTGTAGCGGAGCAGAACTGGGCCCtatctgttgaccaatgccagctgtAGGCACTGCAGTTTTCAGTCCATCTCATCTATTTGCTgaacatacttctcagatgtaatggtttcgctGAGATTCAGAAAGCTGAAGAGGATCAGCCAGGCAGcaagcagaccaccaaacagtgaccatgaccaagtctggctttgggaagtgctctaGAGCTTCCTTTCAGTCCAGCCACTGCACTGGTCATTTCCCATTGCTGTATGAAACCCACTTTTCATCGCACAtcacaatccaattgagaaaCGGTTTGCTGttacatagaataagagaagacaacacttcaaaatgatgactttttttttttttttttttgcagtcagctcatgagaCACCTACTTActgagctttttcacttttccaatttgcttcaaatgctgaacgaCAATAGAATGGTTGGCACTGAGTTCTTCGGCAACTTCTCGTGTTGTTTTAAGAGGATCAACTTCAGTGATCCTCTCAattggttgttgtcaacttccaACAGCCTGTCACAGTGCTCcccatcttcaaggctctcgtcttctttgcaaaatttcttgaacCACCATTGCAATGTATGTTCCTTAGCAGTTCCTGGGTGAAATACGCTTATGTTGCAAGTTGCCTCCACTGCTttacgacccattttgaacttgaataagaaaattgttCAAATTTGCTTCATCTAACAtaatttccctagtctaaaataaatataaacagcaagtactaagtcattagcaaaaaaaaaaaagtgtataacaTTTACTTAAGAATGTAtttcaatatcaaacagcaaagttcaacaatgcaaaatcacaattacttttgtaccaacctaatacaGTTTTCTAAACTGATGCTGCCTGTGTCAGTTGGTTGACAAGATACCACACAGCAGGTGGTATGAGGGTATGACTCCccagtattcactgcagcactattttcaatagccaggacatggaaacaacctaaatgtccactgacagatgaatggataaaatatgatacatatacacaatggaatattactcagccattaaaaggaatgaaacaggGTCATCTGTAGAGACGTAGATGGAATGAGAGTctgtcataccaagtgaagtaagtcagaaagagaaaaacaaatatcatatattaacacatatatgcggAATCTAGAATGGACATGTAGACACAATGGGGAAGAGGAAGGTAGGACAATTGAGACAaaatgggattgacatatatacactaccatgtgtaaaacagacagttaatgggaacctgctgtatagcatcgggagctcagcttggtgttgtgatgacctaaatgggagggatgcggggtggcgggggcggggaggagaggTGGGAGTGAGGTCCGAGAGAGGGGatatgttccctggtggctcagatggtaaagaacttaccagcaatgcgggagacctgggtttgatccccaagttgggaagatgtcctggagaagggaatggcaactcactcccatattcttgcctggaaaattccatggacagaggagcctggtggactacatacagtccatggggtcacaaagagtgggacatgactgagcgactacactttcatagctaattcacttcattgtacagcagaaactaacacagcattgtaaatcaattacattacaattgaaaaagtaaaatttacattaaaagaaaaaagagggtaTGACTAAGGTAATAGAAGAGAGATTAGGTTAGGGGTTGGTTCTCTCCTTCTATGAACAACTATGCTAATTCACATACAGTCTTTTTTAAGCTGAAGGTGTAAGAAGTCTCaagtataaagaaataaagataacaaGTTATTTGGATTCCTTTGGAGAAAGTGCTACTTTGATAAGGTCTGGGATGTTTTAACTGGCAGTAAGTTACGAGCactgggaagggaaaaaaatcgtTACTATcaccttgggtcacaaagaaaaaaaaaattcagcacccataAAACAATACAAAATGGTAGTATCTTCTTGGTTCATGTGAATTTACCAGTATATATGGATACAGGCTGCAAAAATGAAATTGATTTAGGGCTAACAGCAGgatttttctccttaaaaatatTCTCACATatatttgttgactgaaaaaCATGCACAAGATAAAAGTtgagtgtgtgctgtgtttagttgttcagtcatgcccaactctttgtaaccccgtggactgtagcccacaaggctccttgtccatggggattctccacgaaagaatactggagtgccacaccctcctccagcatcttcccaacccagggatcgaacccaggtctcactgcaggcagattctttaccatctaagctaccttGAGAGTTACATTTTATTTGGAAGACTTTCTGAAGACTTCAAGTCCAGGAGgtagcctctcagatagctctaagAAACTGTCCTGAAGAGGTAAGGAAGGAGCCAGATACATgtaagttttgcaacaaagatgactactattaattaaagaaaaccagatatctcaactTAGTTTTGTGCTTTTCTAtatatggaaagatgcaagagcctgggctcactgaaatcattcctttgataagcACCTTAACTATCTAGGTCCAGTATCCAGTCCccatcctgagtcccctcagggTACACTGCTGGGCGGTGGCTGCAGTGGCTGAAGGCTTGGCAGCTGGGAGCCCATTTGTCTCCATCCTGAGTTTTCTCAAGGCTCACTGTTGGGGACGGCTGTAGTGGCTTGATGACTGCgatatcctttgtttactgacgTGGCAGGCAACATTTTTCATTCACATATTGATGAAGCTAAATACAGATAAGTCTGATCAATGCCCACATGTGATCAGCACACAGTTCCATCAACAAAATCCCACAGttataagaaaaagaatggagagcATTCACTACTATGTTTATAATCAGAATGGAGGTGTATAAAGCTGGTTTTAACTGATAGTACTTCAGTTTAATCCATTTAATTTTGTCGTTTAGAGACTAGGGAAACAGCAAAAGATCTTGAAATGGGCAACAGATACCCTTTCAATAGAATGCTAGAGCCTGTGGGAATGATTCTATAGAAATGTTAATTGTTCTTGGCTTTGATTAGGCTATTTTGCAGAGAGAACTGGTACAATGATAGATATTATGTGTCGAGATAAAAGTTAACTTATTAAAAATGCATAGTAACACAAGTAATCAATGTGAATAGAAAGGCGTACTGTGTCCCACTGAATGCAACTGACTTTCACTTCGTGAATAATGACCAGTTTTGTTAGTTTAGAATCTATTTGTAAATTCATTTGAGCATTTCTTTTCTGACTTATAATTGTATGGCACTTTGACTTCTTTTTGAAGTGGTTTGCAGTATCGACTATTCCTCtcattaattaataaattaaatgcaATCTTTGACACATGTACCACAACAGTCAcaattttatcttctttaaaaatatatttaggacttccctggtgctccagtggttaagaatctgcttgcaatgcaagggatactGGTTTAACCCttgatccagaaagatcccacatgccacagagcaactgattCCGtcggccacaactactgagcctacgtgCACCCTatagcccatgctccacaacaagagaagccactgcaatgagaagcctgtgcactgcaactaaacAGCAGCCCTCGATCACTGCAAGTAcagaaagccctcacacagcaacaaagacccagcacggccaaaaaataaatcaatcaattttatatatatatatatatatatatatatatatctgatatatatatatcagagaaggcaatggcacaccactccagtactcttgcctggaaaatataaaaaatttaacaaaaacaaaaacatactcCTTGACAAAGACAAGACAAATTATAGAGGTATGTGTGTGATCAGGGGCAAATGTTTGCTACAGAAATTATAAACCCTATAATCTTCACCTAAAAGTTttaatgaaacttaaaaactagtcatgtatggatgtgagagttggactataaagaaagctgagtgccaaagaattgatgctattgaactgtggtgttgcaaaagactcttgagaatcccttggactgcaaggagactcaaccagaccatcctaaaggagatcagtcctgagtgttcattggaaggactgatgttgaagctgaaactctaatactttgaccacctgctgtgaagagctgactcatttgaaaagcccctgatgctgggaaggcaggatgatgaaggcaggaggggaaggggacgacagaggatgagatggttggatggcatccctgattcaatggacatgagtttgagtaaactccaggagcaggtgatggatagggaggcctagcgtatagcagtccatggtgtcgcaaagagttggacacgactgagtaactgaactgaatgatattccTTCCAAAGTCTCCTTGAAGATAAATTTTCTAGGAAATAAGAATGCCATGTGATAACAGAGGCATAAATTGCAGTTATGCCGCCATAAGCCAAGAAATGCCAAGAATTACTAAAAGCTGAGAGAGAGGCATGAAATAGATTCTCCCCCTGAGCCCCCAAAAGGGAACCAACTCTACTAACATCGTGATTTCAGGTTTTTGGCCTCCTGAACcctgagagaataaatttctctcattttttaatatccagcttgtggtattttgttatgacagcTCTAGAAAATCAATATAGATTCCTGCCTAGTTATCCCTTCCAAGTTTCCTTGAGGAAAAATTTTTCTAGGGTCAACTAAAGAATGTCACTCACCATCTGGACCTACGGGGATTAGCCCTGCTAATCACTCATCTTCAACACACTCTGAACAGAGCTCAGGGCAGAGATCTGTaatgaggcactctgtgtgctgggaaaaactggcacaACAGGCCTTCAGAGATAATTTTCAAGAGATAATTTTATGAACCCAAACTCTTGTATCCTCTcatacttagaaaagcactaacTTAGATAGTCCTGCCTTATGACTAGCAGCAACTTTCTATGAGATGTGTGTTTGACTGAATATACTTTTTTTCCAGTATCACATATATGCTGATGGGAGTCCCCTTAACTTCTCTGGAGCAGTTCCCCATTAGCTATCTCAGAAGATGCCTCCAGGCTATCGTcctcagtgaaagtcgctcagttgtgtccaactctttgcgaccccgtggactgtatagtccgtggaattctccaggccagaacacgagtgggtagcctttcccttctccaggggatcttcccaacccaggattgaacccaggtctctcgcattgcaggcagattctttaccagctgagccacaagggaagccctcataagTCCCCAAATAAAACTGCAATTCACATCTCTCACATCTCTCacatggtatatttttatttcagtcgACACACTAGGATGAGAAAAATTCCTAAGCACTGAGAACACATATTTGTTtcgctgcattttttttttaattgtttggctGTATGCTTGCAGGATTTTACTTCAACCAGGAACTGACCTCAAGCCCTCTGAAagagaatctatctgccaatgcaggagacgcaagagacgtgagttcagtctctggttcaggaagatcccctggagcagacagtggcaactcactccagtattcttgcctagaaaattccatggacagagaagcctggctggctacagtccataggagagcagagagtcggacatgacggagtgaccgagcatacacatacaaaaactttggcagtgaaagcacagagtcctaaccactagaccactagggaattcccttgcTGGATCCTTTTATACACACTTGttttcagagaaattaaataatgtatttttttaagtcagagtTTTCAAAGGCCGTATTGTAATTATTAGGTCTCTTTAAATGCAGACGATCACAGTAATCACAGGGAATTTTTTTATCTATCCTGCTTAGTTCCTTTAGCCTCTCTCAGTAAGTTACtaaatattaatacttaataTGAAAGCACGTCTGTGCTAAGCACTATGTTGGGTGCTGGGTATACAATGGTGAATGAAACCACTGAGCTA contains:
- the DRAM2 gene encoding DNA damage-regulated autophagy modulator protein 2, with amino-acid sequence MWWFQQGLSFLPSALVIWTAAAFIFSYITAITLHHVDPVLPYISDTGTVAPEKCLFGAMLNIAAVLCVATIYVRYKQVHALNPEENRIIRLNKAGLVLGLLSCLGLSLVANFQKTTFFAVHVCGAVLTFGMGSLYMFVQTILSYQMQPKIHGKQVFWIRLLLVIWCGVSAFSMLTCSSLLYNGSFGADIVQKLHWNPEDKGYVLHMITTAAEWSMSLSFFGFFLTYIRDFQKISLRVEATLHGLTLYDTAPCPVNNERTWLLSRDV